One genomic region from Nilaparvata lugens isolate BPH chromosome 3, ASM1435652v1, whole genome shotgun sequence encodes:
- the LOC111058538 gene encoding centrin-1 isoform X4: MRALGFEPKKEEVKKMLSEINKEESGMLSYEEFLKIISQKMAEKDSKEEIMKAFRLFDDDDTGTISFKNLKRVARELGETLTDEELQDIAGTSSRRMRSILF; the protein is encoded by the exons ATGCGTGCTCTTGGATTTGagccaaaaaaggaagaagtaaagaAAATGTTATCAGAAATAAACAAAGAAGAATCAG GTATGCTTTCGTATGAAGAGTTCCTGAAAATTATTTCTCAGAAAATGGCAGAAAAAGATTCCaaagaagaaataatgaaaGCTTTCCGGCTGTTTGACGATGATGATACTGGAACAATatcattcaaaaatttgaaaagagtGGCTAGAGAACTAGGAGAAACTTTAACAGATGAAGAATTACAG GACATTGCTGGGACCAGCAGCAGGAGAATGCGGAGCATCTTGTtctga
- the LOC111058538 gene encoding centrin-1 isoform X5: MRALGFEPKKEEVKKMLSEINKEESGMLSYEEFLKIISQKMAEKDSKEEIMKAFRLFDDDDTGTISFKNLKRVARELGETLTDEELQYSGQNVTC; the protein is encoded by the exons ATGCGTGCTCTTGGATTTGagccaaaaaaggaagaagtaaagaAAATGTTATCAGAAATAAACAAAGAAGAATCAG GTATGCTTTCGTATGAAGAGTTCCTGAAAATTATTTCTCAGAAAATGGCAGAAAAAGATTCCaaagaagaaataatgaaaGCTTTCCGGCTGTTTGACGATGATGATACTGGAACAATatcattcaaaaatttgaaaagagtGGCTAGAGAACTAGGAGAAACTTTAACAGATGAAGAATTACAG TATAGCGGCCAAAACGTCACTTGCTGA